From the Sporichthyaceae bacterium genome, one window contains:
- a CDS encoding AMP-binding protein, which translates to MYHPLTVKDFLDRAESVYPDRVGVVDEPDQPAPDQGAFTYREMATMARAQAARLDQLGIPTGGRVAVISQNSSRLLTSFFGVSGWGRILVPVNFRLAQPEIDYIIAHSGAQVVYADPALKDCLDAIDAPHKFVFGEDESLYLRGVEPQPWAEPDEASTATINYTSGTTARPKGVQLTHRNLWLNATVFGLHATVTDRDVYLHTLPMFHCNGWGMPYVLTGLGAKQIVLRQIDGAEILRRVERHGVTLMCAAPAVVNAALEAAASWDGPIPGRDRVRIVVAGAPPPTRTIERVGSELGWEFIQIYGLTETSPLLTVNRMRAEWDDLPTIEQARKLGRAGAPALGVRMAVDADGEVLAQSNHCLGGYWELPEETAKAQAGNWFHTGDGGEIDDEGYVVISDRKKDVIISGGENVSSIEVEDALMSHPAVREVAVIGIPDEKWGELVTALVVLATPATSDELIAHCRTRLAGYKCPKRVDFVDSLARTATGKLQKFKLREPYWAGHQRQVN; encoded by the coding sequence ATGTACCACCCGCTCACCGTCAAGGACTTCCTGGACCGCGCCGAGTCGGTCTACCCCGACCGCGTGGGCGTCGTCGACGAACCGGATCAGCCGGCGCCCGACCAGGGCGCGTTCACCTATCGCGAGATGGCGACGATGGCCCGGGCCCAGGCGGCCCGGCTGGACCAGCTGGGCATCCCGACCGGCGGTCGGGTCGCGGTGATCTCGCAGAACTCCTCGCGCCTGCTCACGTCGTTCTTCGGGGTGTCCGGGTGGGGCCGGATCCTGGTGCCGGTGAACTTCCGCCTGGCGCAGCCGGAGATCGACTACATCATCGCCCACTCCGGGGCGCAGGTCGTCTACGCCGACCCGGCGCTGAAGGACTGCCTGGACGCGATCGACGCGCCGCACAAGTTCGTGTTCGGTGAGGACGAGTCGCTCTATCTGCGCGGGGTCGAACCGCAGCCCTGGGCAGAACCTGACGAGGCGTCAACCGCGACGATCAACTACACCTCGGGCACCACCGCGCGACCCAAGGGCGTGCAGCTGACGCACCGAAACCTCTGGCTCAACGCCACCGTCTTCGGCCTGCATGCCACCGTCACCGACCGCGACGTGTACCTCCACACCCTGCCGATGTTCCACTGCAACGGCTGGGGAATGCCGTACGTGCTGACCGGCCTGGGCGCCAAGCAGATCGTGCTCCGCCAGATCGACGGGGCGGAGATCCTGCGCCGGGTCGAGCGCCACGGAGTCACGCTGATGTGCGCCGCGCCGGCCGTGGTCAACGCGGCGCTGGAGGCCGCGGCATCGTGGGACGGACCGATCCCCGGGCGCGACCGGGTTCGGATCGTCGTCGCCGGCGCGCCGCCGCCGACCCGGACCATCGAGCGGGTAGGCAGCGAGTTGGGCTGGGAATTCATCCAGATCTACGGGCTCACTGAGACCTCGCCGCTGCTGACCGTGAATCGGATGCGCGCCGAGTGGGACGACCTGCCCACCATCGAGCAGGCCCGCAAACTCGGTCGCGCCGGGGCGCCGGCCCTGGGCGTGCGCATGGCCGTCGACGCCGACGGCGAGGTGCTCGCCCAGTCCAACCACTGTCTGGGCGGCTACTGGGAGCTGCCCGAGGAGACCGCGAAGGCCCAGGCCGGCAACTGGTTCCACACCGGCGACGGCGGGGAGATCGACGACGAGGGCTACGTGGTCATCTCCGACCGCAAGAAGGACGTGATCATCTCCGGCGGAGAGAACGTCTCATCGATCGAGGTCGAGGACGCGTTGATGTCGCACCCGGCCGTGCGCGAGGTCGCGGTCATCGGCATCCCCGACGAGAAGTGGGGCGAACTGGTCACAGCCCTGGTCGTGCTGGCCACTCCGGCCACGTCCGACGAGTTGATCGCCCACTGCCGTACTCGGTTGGCCGGTTACAAGTGCCCGAAGCGCGTCGATTTCGTCGACTCGCTGGCCCGCACGGCGACCGGGAAGCTGCAGAAGTTCAAGCTGCGGGAGCCGTACTGGGCGGGGCACCAGCGCCAGGTGAACTGA
- a CDS encoding TIGR03936 family radical SAM-associated protein, with the protein MSRSPEGPPPPPTVQRLRVRYAKRDRLRFSSHRDFARAFERALRRAGVPIAFSAGFSPHPKVSYANAAPTGVASEAEYLEIGLAERREPDEVRRALDAALPPGLDVLEVVEAAAGALADRLEASVWRIQLDGLDRETVAAGLAKFLASDLVEVERMTKNGLRRFDARAAVASAETLDVDPLVSGSAHQDEPCAIIKLVVRHVTPAVRPDDVLSGLRRVADLTPPHPPRVTRLAQGPLGAAAGEVYDPLAVDRSGEGSIEVPRPDRVAGPAC; encoded by the coding sequence TTGAGCAGGTCCCCGGAAGGTCCGCCGCCACCGCCGACCGTGCAGCGGCTGCGGGTCCGCTACGCCAAGCGCGACCGGTTGCGGTTCAGCAGCCACCGCGACTTCGCGCGCGCGTTCGAGCGCGCCCTGCGCCGCGCCGGGGTCCCGATCGCATTCTCGGCCGGGTTCTCGCCGCACCCGAAGGTCTCCTACGCGAACGCCGCGCCGACCGGGGTCGCCAGCGAGGCCGAGTACCTCGAGATCGGCCTGGCCGAGCGCCGCGAGCCGGACGAGGTGCGCCGGGCGCTCGACGCGGCCCTGCCACCCGGGCTGGACGTGCTGGAGGTCGTCGAGGCCGCCGCGGGCGCGCTGGCAGACCGGCTGGAGGCCTCGGTCTGGCGGATTCAGCTCGACGGGCTGGACAGGGAGACGGTCGCCGCCGGGCTGGCGAAGTTCCTCGCATCGGACCTGGTCGAGGTCGAGCGGATGACCAAGAACGGCCTGCGGCGGTTCGACGCCCGCGCCGCCGTGGCGAGTGCCGAAACACTCGATGTTGACCCATTGGTGAGTGGCTCGGCTCACCAGGACGAGCCCTGTGCGATAATCAAGTTGGTCGTCCGGCATGTCACACCCGCTGTTCGACCCGACGACGTCCTTTCCGGACTGCGCCGAGTGGCTGACCTCACGCCGCCACACCCACCTCGGGTGACCCGGCTGGCGCAGGGGCCGCTGGGCGCGGCCGCAGGTGAGGTGTATGACCCGCTGGCTGTCGATCGGTCCGGAGAAGGATCGATCGAGGTTCCGCGACCTGATCGGGTCGCGGGTCCGGCTTGCTGA
- a CDS encoding sigma-70 family RNA polymerase sigma factor yields the protein MTPDCSSESFVAGVFRDEYGKCVSTLTRLLGDITLAEEAVADAFVVALERWDPDAPPPNPGGWIMTTARRRAIDRLRREATREARHAEALLPAEPDESTREVGPVRDDRLRMLFTCCHPALAAESQVALTLRLLGGLDTTEIARAFLVPEATLAQRIVRAKRKIRDANIPYRVPADADLPGRLGAVLAVVYLVYTSGHVAVGSQLSRGDLCSEAVRLARLLVELMPDEPEALGLLALLLLSESRRGTRVDSAGRLVLLPDQDRCRWNRALIAEGHELVRACLRRGAPGPYQFQAAINAVHSDAARAQDTDWTQILALYDQWLAVAPTPVVAVNRAVALAQIASPEIALAELEGLELSDYQPYWVARAELLTRARRTAEADECFGRALQLTENDLEHAHLTGRRAALAL from the coding sequence GTGACTCCTGACTGTTCGTCAGAGTCCTTCGTAGCTGGGGTTTTCCGCGACGAGTACGGCAAGTGCGTCTCGACGCTGACCCGCCTCCTCGGCGACATCACGCTGGCCGAGGAGGCCGTGGCCGACGCGTTCGTGGTCGCCCTGGAGCGGTGGGACCCGGACGCTCCCCCGCCCAACCCGGGCGGCTGGATCATGACCACCGCGCGGCGCCGGGCAATCGACCGATTGCGCCGGGAGGCCACCCGCGAGGCCCGGCACGCCGAGGCACTGCTGCCGGCCGAGCCCGACGAATCGACGCGAGAGGTGGGTCCGGTGCGCGACGACCGACTGCGGATGCTGTTCACCTGCTGCCACCCGGCACTGGCCGCCGAGTCGCAGGTGGCGTTGACGCTGCGCCTGCTCGGCGGGCTGGACACCACCGAGATCGCCCGCGCCTTCCTGGTCCCCGAGGCGACCCTGGCCCAGCGGATCGTGCGGGCCAAGCGCAAGATCCGCGACGCCAACATCCCGTACCGCGTCCCCGCGGACGCGGACCTGCCTGGGCGACTCGGTGCGGTTCTGGCGGTGGTGTATCTGGTCTACACCAGTGGGCACGTCGCGGTGGGCTCGCAATTGAGCCGCGGCGACCTGTGCTCGGAGGCCGTCCGGCTGGCTCGACTGCTGGTCGAGTTGATGCCCGATGAACCGGAGGCCCTCGGGCTGCTGGCGCTGTTGTTGCTGTCGGAGTCCCGGCGGGGGACACGGGTCGACTCGGCCGGGCGGCTGGTGCTGCTGCCGGACCAGGACCGCTGCCGGTGGAACCGCGCCCTCATCGCCGAGGGGCACGAGTTGGTGCGGGCCTGCCTGCGCCGCGGCGCCCCGGGGCCGTATCAGTTCCAGGCCGCGATCAACGCCGTCCATTCCGACGCCGCCCGGGCCCAGGACACCGACTGGACGCAGATCCTGGCGCTCTACGACCAGTGGCTGGCAGTGGCGCCGACCCCGGTGGTCGCGGTGAACCGGGCGGTCGCGCTGGCTCAGATCGCGTCGCCGGAGATCGCGCTGGCGGAGCTGGAGGGCCTCGAGCTGAGCGACTACCAACCCTATTGGGTGGCCCGCGCCGAACTGCTGACGCGGGCCCGGCGGACGGCCGAGGCCGACGAGTGCTTCGGTCGGGCGTTGCAGCTCACCGAGAACGACCTGGAACACGCGCACCTGACGGGGCGTCGGGCGGCGCTGGCCCTGTAA
- a CDS encoding FtsW/RodA/SpoVE family cell cycle protein: MALAPVGVGAARRARTVVRRLSRLDPVLCLTTIGLTAFGSTLVWAATRARAGDGGGSSSLMARHLLFAAVGLVVALVVATVDHRRLRVLAPAVYLAAGAGLLLVLTPLGATVNGSHSWIRFGGLSAQPLEFAKLAIVLGLALLLAERRESRGTARSGARATNAEVLLALAVTAVPVALVLFQRDLGSVLVMLVTVAGMLVVAAVPLRWILGLATTAAVGVVVVVQAHLLSQYQIDRFAALADPNLDPSGIGYNAHQARIAIASGGLTGAGLFHGTQTVGQFVPEQHTDFIFTVAGEQFGLLGSGAVVLAFAVLLWRGCSIARAATDLFGSLVATGVVCWLGFQAFENMGMATGIMPVAGLPLPFLSYGGSAMVANLVAIGLLLNVDAQRRNPVGPRG, encoded by the coding sequence ATGGCCTTGGCGCCGGTCGGCGTCGGGGCTGCCCGGCGCGCCCGGACGGTGGTCCGCCGACTGTCCCGACTCGATCCGGTGCTGTGCCTGACCACGATCGGCTTGACCGCGTTCGGCTCGACCCTGGTGTGGGCCGCGACGCGGGCACGCGCCGGGGACGGCGGCGGCAGCAGTTCGCTGATGGCCCGTCACCTGCTGTTCGCAGCGGTGGGTCTGGTCGTCGCGCTGGTGGTCGCGACCGTGGACCACCGTCGACTGCGCGTGCTCGCCCCGGCCGTGTACCTGGCGGCCGGCGCCGGCCTGCTGCTGGTGCTGACGCCGTTGGGCGCGACTGTGAACGGCTCGCACTCCTGGATCCGCTTCGGCGGCCTCTCGGCCCAACCGTTGGAGTTCGCCAAGCTCGCGATCGTGCTCGGCCTGGCGCTGCTGCTGGCCGAGCGCCGGGAGAGTCGGGGCACGGCCCGTTCCGGCGCCCGGGCGACCAACGCGGAGGTCCTGCTCGCGCTGGCGGTCACCGCCGTCCCGGTCGCGCTGGTGCTGTTCCAACGGGACCTCGGCTCGGTGCTGGTCATGCTGGTCACGGTGGCCGGGATGCTGGTCGTGGCGGCGGTCCCGCTGCGGTGGATCCTCGGCCTGGCCACAACTGCCGCCGTCGGCGTCGTGGTCGTCGTGCAGGCGCACCTGCTCAGCCAGTACCAGATCGACCGATTCGCCGCGCTGGCCGACCCGAACCTTGACCCGTCCGGCATCGGCTACAACGCACACCAGGCACGCATCGCGATCGCCTCGGGCGGGTTGACCGGAGCCGGCCTGTTCCACGGCACCCAGACCGTGGGTCAGTTCGTGCCCGAGCAGCACACGGACTTCATCTTCACCGTCGCCGGGGAGCAGTTCGGGTTGCTCGGCTCCGGTGCGGTGGTGCTGGCCTTCGCGGTCCTGCTGTGGCGTGGCTGCTCGATCGCGCGGGCCGCCACGGACCTGTTCGGGTCGCTGGTCGCCACCGGGGTGGTCTGTTGGCTGGGCTTCCAGGCGTTCGAGAACATGGGCATGGCGACCGGAATCATGCCGGTGGCCGGCCTGCCGCTGCCGTTCCTGTCCTACGGGGGCAGCGCGATGGTCGCGAACCTGGTGGCGATCGGACTGCTGTTGAACGTGGATGCGCAACGCCGTAACCCCGTCGGACCGCGCGGATGA
- a CDS encoding alpha/beta hydrolase — protein sequence MSEVLRFRGARGTDLTYRQMGAGRPLILLHGYFSNAEVNWLKYGHAAALAAAGHLLVLPDLRGHGDSAKSHDPADYPPDVLAEDGLALLSHLGLDPGDPKAYDLGGYSLGARTTIRMMVRGARPGRAVLAGMGLSGLTAATVRSAHFRDVLTNLGSHPPRSAAWMAEAFLRTTGGDPTALLLLLDSFVDTSSAELAAITVPTAVVLGSEDDDNGSGPELAAALGSGLSISVPGNHMSAVTKPELAAAFVGFLAP from the coding sequence ATGAGCGAGGTGCTCCGCTTCCGCGGCGCCCGAGGCACGGATCTGACGTACCGTCAGATGGGCGCCGGGCGGCCGTTGATCCTGCTGCACGGGTATTTCTCGAACGCCGAGGTGAACTGGCTGAAGTACGGTCATGCCGCGGCGCTGGCTGCGGCCGGGCACCTGCTGGTGCTGCCTGATCTGCGAGGCCATGGCGACAGCGCCAAGTCGCACGACCCCGCCGATTACCCGCCGGACGTGCTGGCCGAGGACGGTCTGGCGCTGCTTTCGCACCTCGGTCTCGACCCGGGGGACCCGAAGGCCTATGACCTCGGCGGATACTCGCTGGGGGCACGCACCACGATCCGGATGATGGTCCGCGGGGCCCGGCCCGGCCGCGCGGTCCTCGCCGGGATGGGTTTGTCCGGGCTGACCGCGGCCACCGTCCGCAGTGCGCACTTCCGCGATGTGCTCACCAACCTCGGCTCGCACCCGCCCCGTTCGGCGGCCTGGATGGCCGAGGCATTCCTGCGCACCACCGGCGGCGACCCGACGGCCCTGCTCCTGCTGCTGGACAGCTTCGTCGACACCAGTTCGGCCGAACTGGCGGCTATCACCGTGCCGACCGCCGTGGTGCTCGGCTCCGAGGACGACGACAACGGCTCCGGGCCGGAATTGGCCGCGGCCCTGGGCTCCGGCCTGAGCATCAGCGTCCCGGGCAACCATATGAGCGCGGTGACCAAGCCCGAACTCGCCGCGGCCTTCGTGGGCTTCTTGGCCCCCTAG
- a CDS encoding TIGR03960 family B12-binding radical SAM protein, giving the protein MPVESLFPRLEPLLPLVSKPVQYIGGELNATVKDWDSATVRWCLMYPDAYEVGLPNQGVQILYEILNERDGVLAERTYAVWPDLEALMRRDGVPQFTVDAHRPVSAFDVLGVSFSTELGYTNLLNALDLAGIPLRAADRGPDHPLVIAGGHAAFNPEPIADFLDAAVLGDGEQIALAITEVIREWKLEGSPGGRDEVLFRLAAGGAVYVPRFYDVSYTPDGAIAAIRPNRPGVPARIVKHTVMDLDQWPYPRKLLVPLAETVHERFSVEIFRGCTRGCRFCQAGMITRPVRERSISSIGEMVREGLANTGFEEVGLLSLSSADHSEIHEIAKGLADRYADEKVSLSLPSTRVDAFNVTLAQELTRNGRRSGLTFAPEGGSERMRKVINKMVTEEDLIRTVTTAYSNGWRQVKLYFMCGLPTETDDDVLQIADLARRVIAAGRAATGSRDIRCTVSIGGFVPKPQTPFQWAAQLDHETTDARLRRLRDVLRNDKQYGRAIGFRYHDGKPGVVEGLLSRGDRRVGRVIEEVWRSGGRFDGWSEHFSFERWMTAAQGGLAGTGVDVDWYTTRERGFDEVLPWDHLDAGLDRHWLWQDWQDSLAADSADVEDCRWEGCYDCGVCGEMGTDIQIGPTGRTLLPLTVS; this is encoded by the coding sequence GTGCCCGTCGAGTCGTTGTTCCCACGGCTGGAACCGCTGCTGCCGCTGGTGAGCAAGCCGGTGCAGTACATCGGCGGGGAGCTCAACGCGACCGTCAAGGACTGGGACTCCGCCACCGTCCGCTGGTGCCTGATGTACCCGGACGCCTACGAGGTCGGCCTGCCGAACCAGGGCGTGCAGATCCTCTACGAGATCCTCAACGAACGCGACGGCGTGCTCGCCGAGCGGACCTACGCGGTGTGGCCGGACCTCGAGGCGCTCATGCGTCGCGACGGGGTCCCGCAGTTCACCGTCGACGCGCATCGGCCGGTGTCGGCCTTCGACGTGCTCGGCGTCAGCTTCTCCACCGAACTCGGGTACACGAACCTGCTCAACGCCCTCGACCTGGCCGGGATCCCGTTGCGGGCCGCCGACCGCGGGCCTGACCACCCGCTGGTGATCGCCGGCGGCCACGCCGCGTTCAACCCGGAGCCGATCGCCGACTTCCTCGACGCCGCCGTGCTCGGCGACGGTGAGCAGATTGCGCTGGCGATCACCGAGGTGATCCGCGAGTGGAAGCTCGAGGGCTCGCCCGGCGGCCGCGACGAGGTGCTCTTCCGGCTGGCCGCGGGCGGCGCGGTGTACGTGCCGCGGTTCTACGACGTCAGCTACACCCCCGACGGCGCGATCGCCGCGATCCGGCCGAACCGGCCCGGCGTGCCGGCCCGGATCGTCAAGCACACCGTGATGGACCTCGATCAGTGGCCATACCCGCGCAAGCTGCTGGTACCGCTGGCGGAGACCGTGCACGAGCGGTTCAGCGTCGAGATCTTCCGCGGTTGCACGCGCGGCTGCCGCTTCTGCCAGGCCGGGATGATCACCCGTCCGGTCCGCGAGCGCAGCATCAGCTCCATCGGCGAGATGGTTCGCGAGGGCCTGGCCAACACCGGCTTCGAGGAGGTCGGCCTGCTGTCGCTGTCCAGCGCCGACCACTCCGAGATCCACGAGATCGCCAAGGGCCTGGCCGACCGCTACGCCGACGAGAAGGTCTCGCTCTCGCTGCCCTCCACCCGGGTCGATGCGTTCAACGTCACGCTGGCCCAGGAGCTGACCCGCAACGGCCGGCGCAGCGGGCTGACCTTCGCCCCGGAGGGCGGAAGTGAACGGATGCGCAAGGTGATCAACAAGATGGTCACCGAGGAGGACTTGATCCGAACGGTCACCACCGCGTACTCGAACGGGTGGCGGCAGGTGAAGCTCTACTTCATGTGCGGTCTGCCCACCGAGACCGACGACGACGTGCTCCAGATCGCCGACCTGGCGCGCCGCGTGATCGCAGCCGGCCGGGCGGCGACGGGCAGCCGCGACATCCGGTGCACGGTCTCGATCGGCGGTTTCGTGCCCAAGCCGCAGACTCCGTTCCAGTGGGCCGCGCAGCTGGATCACGAGACGACCGACGCCCGGCTGCGCCGACTCCGCGACGTGCTGCGCAACGACAAGCAGTACGGCCGGGCGATCGGATTCCGTTACCACGACGGCAAACCAGGTGTGGTCGAAGGCCTGCTCTCGCGCGGTGACCGACGCGTCGGCCGGGTGATCGAGGAGGTCTGGCGCTCCGGCGGACGCTTCGACGGCTGGAGCGAACACTTCTCGTTCGAGCGCTGGATGACGGCCGCGCAGGGCGGGCTGGCCGGCACCGGGGTCGACGTGGACTGGTACACGACCCGCGAACGCGGCTTCGACGAGGTGCTGCCGTGGGACCACCTCGACGCCGGCCTGGACCGGCACTGGCTGTGGCAGGACTGGCAGGACTCGCTGGCCGCCGACAGCGCGGATGTCGAGGACTGCCGCTGGGAGGGCTGCTACGACTGCGGCGTGTGCGGCGAGATGGGCACCGACATCCAGATCGGTCCCACTGGCCGGACGCTGTTGCCGCTCACCGTCAGTTGA
- a CDS encoding site-specific DNA-methyltransferase, with protein MLHPDRDLVVHADNLRVLEALPDGCVTVVYLDPPFNTGRAQKRVGLRTVRSATGTRVGFGGHTYEQTRATLRSYDDVFDDYWAFLTPRLEQVQRVLADDGTLYLHLDYREVHYAKVALDALFGRECFLNEIIWAYDYGARAKDRWPTKHDNILVYVKDPTRYHFDSAEVDREPYMAPGLVTPEKVARGKLPTDVWWHTIVSPTGKEKTGYPTQKPMGIVRRMVAASSRPGDRVADFFAGSGTLGAVARDLGRRYLLVDSHPDAIETMRARLGSPPPEFRTL; from the coding sequence GTGCTGCACCCGGACCGCGACCTGGTCGTCCACGCCGACAACCTGCGCGTGCTCGAAGCCTTGCCCGACGGGTGCGTGACCGTGGTCTACCTCGACCCACCGTTCAACACCGGCCGGGCACAGAAGCGGGTCGGCCTGCGGACGGTGCGTTCGGCCACCGGCACTCGCGTCGGATTCGGCGGCCACACGTACGAGCAGACGAGGGCCACCCTGCGCTCCTACGACGACGTCTTCGACGACTACTGGGCGTTTCTGACGCCCCGTCTGGAGCAGGTCCAGCGGGTGCTCGCCGACGACGGAACCCTTTACCTGCACCTGGACTACCGCGAGGTGCACTACGCGAAGGTCGCCCTGGACGCCTTGTTCGGCCGGGAGTGCTTCCTCAACGAGATCATCTGGGCCTACGACTACGGCGCTCGCGCGAAGGACCGGTGGCCCACCAAGCACGACAACATCCTGGTGTACGTGAAGGACCCGACGCGCTACCACTTCGACTCCGCCGAGGTCGACCGCGAACCGTACATGGCCCCCGGTCTGGTGACGCCGGAGAAGGTCGCGCGCGGCAAGCTGCCCACCGACGTGTGGTGGCACACGATCGTCTCGCCGACCGGTAAGGAGAAGACCGGCTACCCGACGCAGAAGCCGATGGGCATCGTTCGCCGGATGGTTGCCGCCAGTTCCCGCCCGGGCGACCGGGTCGCCGACTTCTTCGCCGGCTCCGGCACCCTCGGCGCCGTGGCCCGCGACCTGGGCCGCCGTTACCTGCTGGTCGACTCGCACCCGGACGCGATCGAAACGATGCGCGCCCGGTTGGGTAGTCCTCCCCCGGAGTTCCGCACCCTCTGA
- a CDS encoding YciI family protein, producing MTQYLMSVWHSGDYAPADSEMQQIYADVGALNKEIQDAGQWVFGGGLHPPTTATVLRSVDGKVTTTDGPFVETKEMIGGFWIVNLADLDAALALAARATVACRLPVEVRPFQDEPGDS from the coding sequence ATGACCCAGTACCTGATGTCGGTGTGGCACTCCGGCGACTACGCCCCGGCGGACTCCGAGATGCAACAGATCTACGCCGACGTCGGCGCGCTCAACAAGGAGATCCAGGACGCGGGCCAATGGGTGTTCGGCGGTGGCCTGCATCCGCCGACCACGGCGACTGTTCTGCGCTCGGTCGACGGCAAGGTGACCACGACCGACGGCCCGTTCGTCGAGACCAAGGAGATGATCGGCGGCTTCTGGATCGTGAACCTCGCCGACCTCGACGCCGCGCTCGCGCTGGCCGCCCGGGCCACGGTCGCGTGCCGACTGCCGGTCGAGGTGCGTCCGTTCCAGGACGAGCCCGGTGACTCCTGA